A single Paenibacillus sp. FSL R5-0517 DNA region contains:
- a CDS encoding glycosyltransferase — MLNWLLRRKQRENPGLESMEMTIVYPPALDWNLLFQRPQQLMTAFSNIPGVRAIFINEETYKKQSRPIEKLNEDLFLVQKGVNYDHLVKGKKVLWFSNPGQYNYSDGRKFDFTVFDYLDNSADEFAVWKSYIPKCFDRADLIATTAKVMYEAHKHDGKPIFMCPNGADVHHFEKARADLPKPADFPEVHDGQKVVGFHGAMASWVDYSLITTIADKGYRVVLIGNNALYQKNIVHPYVTCLPHKDYKVLPAYIAQFDVCIVPFKLTEMIRGCDPIKYYEYLSAGKPVLTTRMEEIVHKYSDVTYFMNQHNCGVMLEKAIRENSASRIAARVKVAKSNSWDGRAMNAVRMINQVMGGRNHEKDI; from the coding sequence TTGCTCAATTGGCTGCTTCGTAGAAAACAACGAGAAAATCCGGGTTTGGAAAGTATGGAAATGACCATCGTCTACCCGCCTGCACTTGACTGGAACCTCTTGTTCCAACGTCCTCAGCAATTGATGACCGCCTTCTCCAATATTCCAGGTGTACGGGCTATCTTTATCAATGAAGAAACGTATAAAAAGCAGAGCCGCCCGATTGAAAAGTTAAATGAGGATCTGTTCCTTGTGCAAAAAGGCGTGAACTACGATCACTTGGTCAAAGGGAAGAAGGTACTCTGGTTCTCGAATCCAGGCCAGTATAATTATTCGGATGGGCGGAAGTTTGATTTTACCGTATTTGATTACCTCGATAATTCAGCTGATGAGTTTGCTGTGTGGAAATCCTACATCCCGAAATGTTTTGACCGTGCAGATCTGATCGCTACAACTGCCAAGGTGATGTATGAAGCCCATAAACATGACGGCAAACCAATCTTTATGTGCCCCAATGGGGCAGATGTTCATCATTTTGAGAAAGCGCGAGCGGATCTGCCGAAACCGGCGGACTTCCCCGAAGTTCATGATGGGCAGAAGGTGGTGGGTTTCCATGGGGCAATGGCATCGTGGGTAGATTATTCGCTGATTACCACTATTGCAGATAAAGGTTATCGTGTCGTTTTGATAGGAAACAATGCCCTTTATCAAAAAAATATTGTGCATCCCTATGTGACTTGTCTTCCGCACAAAGATTATAAAGTGCTTCCAGCCTACATTGCTCAATTCGACGTCTGTATCGTGCCATTCAAGCTGACAGAGATGATCCGTGGCTGCGATCCAATCAAGTATTACGAATATTTATCTGCGGGCAAGCCTGTGTTAACGACGCGTATGGAGGAAATTGTTCATAAATACAGCGATGTAACTTACTTTATGAATCAGCATAATTGCGGAGTAATGTTGGAGAAAGCCATTCGTGAGAATAGTGCTTCCAGAATTGCTGCTCGAGTAAAAGTGGCTAAGTCTAATAGCTGGGATGGCAGGGCAATGAATGCCGTGAGGATGATTAATCAGGTGATGGGAGGCAGAAATCATGAAAAAGATATTTAA
- a CDS encoding GT-D fold domain-containing glycosyltransferase, with amino-acid sequence MLGSVDLIRNWFQLASDGEAHASVRFGDASNTILAHDTVLTMDFIKSHYGWLNDPTYCGITLPNASAREIIVHCLRKADYVGHLIQTDHWYFKPLFDMCLAYYNVEPKETFYAFENNYIARFKLFYETFKNMPILICGAKAEQYREVLERRYGWTSIVGTVDCPSWSHVSTASKQMEHIYQQTPWKLALVCAGAPGKVLAIKAKELHTVGVDLGSGADVAIQADNENLNAWDYNGFPDYWEGRPKK; translated from the coding sequence ATGCTGGGGAGTGTAGATTTAATCCGCAACTGGTTCCAATTGGCCTCTGATGGAGAAGCCCATGCTTCTGTTCGATTTGGGGATGCTTCCAACACCATTCTGGCTCACGACACCGTTCTGACTATGGATTTCATCAAGTCTCATTACGGCTGGCTGAACGATCCTACCTATTGTGGGATAACCTTACCCAATGCAAGTGCAAGAGAAATTATCGTACACTGCCTGCGAAAAGCGGACTACGTCGGACATCTGATCCAGACAGATCACTGGTATTTCAAACCGTTATTTGATATGTGCCTTGCCTATTACAATGTGGAACCCAAAGAGACCTTCTATGCTTTTGAGAATAATTACATCGCCCGATTCAAGTTATTCTATGAAACATTCAAGAACATGCCTATTCTGATCTGTGGGGCCAAAGCCGAACAATATCGAGAAGTTCTGGAGCGGAGATACGGGTGGACAAGCATCGTGGGAACGGTGGACTGTCCCTCATGGTCTCATGTGAGCACAGCTTCCAAGCAAATGGAACATATCTATCAACAGACACCGTGGAAGCTTGCTCTGGTATGTGCAGGTGCTCCCGGCAAGGTACTGGCTATTAAGGCCAAAGAACTGCATACCGTTGGTGTTGACTTAGGTTCCGGAGCAGATGTTGCCATTCAAGCCGACAACGAAAATCTGAACGCCTGGGATTACAACGGATTCCCTGATTATTGGGAAGGCAGACCCAAAAAATGA